The Arachis ipaensis cultivar K30076 chromosome B07, Araip1.1, whole genome shotgun sequence genome includes a window with the following:
- the LOC107609682 gene encoding receptor-like protein 12 translates to MGYLMLLVVRVVLCVHMFMMFHFACFSSHLCHSQDSSALLHFKTHFIFNTSFFEHEYEYECPHVYPKMSTWENGTDCCSWMGVTCHSVSGHVIGLDLSCSALVGNINSNSTLFHLTHLQTLNLAFNSFNDSPLSSQFGRFVSLTYLNLSYCHFEGDIPSQISHLSKLQSLDLSWNYNLMWKETTWKRMLQNATALREIILDHTDMSSINLTPNPLSNWSFSFSMVTLSLRYTGIRGHLTSHILCLPNLYALKLSGNGNIQVHVPKLNCSTSLSFLDLSCQFPGSQIPDSFSNLTQLTFLYLSENGFNGSIPSLLSNLQHLTHLDLSFNAFTGSFPSFLSNLHHLVYLDLAQNKLSGQIPNAFDRLTNLQSLGLSNNNFQRKLPSSLFALTQLSSLDCSNNEIEGPLPNKVAFLNLTKLSLQGNLLNGTIPQWALSLKSLRYLDLSYNRFRGHISEITSYSLEYLDLCNNELQGNFPESIFHLVNLTHLCLSSDNWSGIVHFSMFSKLQNLEYLCLSGCSSLWLKSETSVNYTFSSLRVLQLLSSNITGWSKFSGKFPKLYSLELYNNSLQEKVPKWIHGMDSLFYLNLSHNNFTSMVHFPWYQLVFLDLSFNSMADDISSFFCNATFLQVINLSHNKFTGTFPQCLANSSSLWDLDLQMNKLHGTLPDTFQYLTTLNLNGNQFEGLLPKSLSKCSRLVDLNFGNNQFEDTFPNWLQNLSKLEILVLRGNKLYGHIANLKSENIFPSLIIFDISCNNFSGSLPKAYIQNFRAMKIVDDDVRSHMSYIQTYWAISGDTTEEYDNSMIATIKSISLTFKKIPDGFAIIDLSENKFEGEIPDDFGELGALIGLNLSHNSLIGPIPCSLGNLTKLESLDLSSNMLTGDIPTELANLNFLEVLNLSQNQLVGPIPRGKQFDTFSNDSYEGNMGLCGLPLSVQCNNNVPLQQYPSSEAEDKFGFGWKPVAIGYACGMVVGIGLGYCVFSIGKPEWLVVLFGGKRTKRRSRGNRRRARTTLFQLFVVM, encoded by the coding sequence ATGGGGTATTTGATGTTGTTGGTTGTTAGAGTGGTGTTGTGTGTGCATATGTTTATGATGTTCCATTTTGCATGTTTCTCTTCTCATCTATGCCATTCCCAAGACAGCTCTGCCTTGCTTCACTTTAAGACCCATTTCATTTTTAACACTTCATTTTTTGAACATGAGTATGAGTATGAGTGCCCCCATGTTTATCCAAAGATGAGTACGTGGGAAAATGGGACAGATTGTTGCTCATGGATGGGTGTCACGTGTCACTCTGTGTCTGGTCACGTGATTGGCCTTGATCTCAGTTGCAGTGCACTTGTAGGTAATATCAATTCCAACAGTACTCTTTTTCATCTTACTCATCTCCAAACACTCAACCTTGCTTTCAATTCTTTCAATGATTCTCCATTGTCATCTCAGTTTGGTAGGTTTGTGAGTCTCACATACTTGAATTTATCTTATTGTCACTTTGAAGGTGATATTCCTTCTCAAATCTCACACCTTTCCAAATTACAGTCACTTGATCTCTCTTGGAATTATAATTTGATGTGGAAAGAAACAACTTGGAAGAGAATGTTGCAAAATGCAACTGCTTTGCGTGAGATTATATTGGATCATACAGACATGTCTTCCATTAACTTAACACCAAACCCTTTGTCCAATTggtctttttctttctctatggTTACTCTTAGTCTTCGTTATACAGGAATAAGGGGACACTTGACAAGTCACATTCTCTGTTTACCCAACCTTTATGCGCTCAAGTTATCTGGAAATGGAAACATTCAAGTCCATGTTCCAAAGTTGAATTGCAgtacttctcttagttttttggATCTTTCATGTCAATTCCCAGGATCACAAATCCCTGATTCCTTTTCTAACCTCACACAGCTAACTTTTTTGTACTTGTCTGAAAATGGATTCAATGGTTCAATCCCATCATTGCTCTCAAACCTTCAGCATCTCACTCACTTGGACCTTTCATTCAATGCATTCACTGGTTCGTTCCCATCATTTCTTTCAAACCTTCATCATCTTGTTTACTTGGATCTTGCACAAAATAAGCTTAGTGGTCAAATTCCAAATGCGTTTGATAGGCTAACCAACTTGCAATCCCTTGGCCTTTCTAATAATAATTTCCAAAGGAAGTTGCCATCCTCATTATTTGCCTTAACTCAACTCTCTTCTTTGGATTGTTCTAAtaatgaaattgagggaccacTACCTAACAAAGTAGCCTTTTTAAATCTCACTAAATTATCCTTACAAGGCAACTTATTAAATGGGACAATTCCGCAGTGGGCCTTATCCCTCAAGTCTTTGAGATACTTAGATCTATCATATAACAGATTCAGAGGGCACATAAGTGAAATCACATCTTATTCTTTGGAGTATTTAGACTTGTGCAACAATGAGCTCCAAGGAAACTTTCCAGAATCGATTTTCCATCTTGTCAACCTTACTCATTTGTGCTTGTCTTCAGACAACTGGAGCGGTATTGTCCACTTCTCAATGTTTTCTAAGCTTCAAAACTTGGAGTATCTTTGCCTTTCAGGTTGTAGCTCATTATGGCTAAAATCTGAAACTAGTGTTAATTACACTTTCTCCAGTTTGAGGGTACTGCAGTTGCTTTCTAGCAATATTACTGGTTGGTCAAAATTCTCAGGAAAATTTCCAAAGTTATATTCTCTTGAATTGTACAACAATAGTCTTCAAGAAAAAGTGCCCAAATGGATACATGGTATGGattcattattttatttgaatctcTCACACAACAATTTTACATCGATGGTCCATTTCCCATGGTATCAACTTGTCTTCCTTGATCTTAGTTTCAACTCGATGGCTGATGACATTTCTTCCTTCTTTTGTAATGCAACCTTTCTGCAAGTTATCAACTTGTCCCACAACAAATTCACAGGAACATTTCCACAGTGCCTTGCCAATAGCTCATCCCTTTGGGATTTGGATCTACAAATGAACAAACTTCATGGGACTTTGCCAGATACCTTTCAGTATCTTACTACACTAAATCTCAATGGCAACCAGTTCGAAGGTCTATTACCGAAATCATTGTCCAAATGCTCAAGACTTGTGGATTTGAATTTCGGTAATAATCAATTTGAGGATACATTTCCCAATTGGCTTCAGAATCTATCAAAGTTGGAAATACTGGTCTTACGAGGCAATAAGTTGTACGGTCACATTGCAAATTTGAAATCTGAAAACATATTTCCAAGTTTGATTATTTTTGACatatcatgcaataactttagtgGCTCATTACCAAAAGCATACATACAAAATTTTCGAGCCATGAAGATTGTTGATGATGATGTGCGAAGCCATATGTCTTATATTCAAACATATTGGGCTATTAGTGGCGACACAACAGAAGAATATGACAATTCTATGATTGCAACAATTAAAAGTATCAGTCTTACTTTTAAGAAAATTCCAGATGGCTTTGCAATTATCGATTTGTCAGAAAACAAATTTGAAGGAGAGATTCCAGATGATTTTGGAGAACTTGGGGCCCTCATAGGACTCAACCTTTCACATAACAGCCTCATTGGTCCTATTCCCTGCTCTTTGGGAAATTTGACAAAACTGGAATCATTGGATCTCTCTTCAAATATGCTTACTGGGGATATTCCTACTGAATTGGCAAATCTGAACTTTCTTGAAGTCTTGAATCTTTCCCAAAACCAGTTGGTGGGACCAATACCCAGAGGAAAACAGTTTGATACATTTTCAAACGATTCCTATGAGGGAAACATGGGGCTATGTGGATTGCCGTTGTCAGTTCAATGCAACAACAATGTCCCCTTGCAACAATATCCATCTTCTGAGGCTGAAGACAAATTTGGATTTGGTTGGAAACCAGTGGCAATAGGATATGCATGTGGAATGGTGGTTGGAATAGGATTGGGATATTGTGTTTTCTCAATTGGAAAGCCTGAATGGCTAGTGGTCCTCTTTGGAGGTAAAAGGACCAAAAGGAGGAGCCGTGGAAACCGCCGGCGTGCAAGAACAACTCTGTTTCAGCTTTTTGTTGTAATGTAA
- the LOC107610073 gene encoding receptor-like protein 12: MGYLMLLVVRVVLCVYMFMMFHFACLSSSHLCHSQDSSALLHFKTQFIFNPSFFEYKYYYEYEYESEYEYECPHVYPKMSTWENGTDCCSWMGVTCHSVSGHVIGLDLSCGALVGNIHPNSTLFHLTHLQTLNLAFNFFNYSPLSSQFGRFVSLTHLNLSHCQFNGEIPPQISHLSKLQSLDLSRNYDLMWKETSWKRMLQNATALREIVLDETDMSSISLTPNPLSNWSFSFSLVTLSLGYTEIRGYLTSHILCLPNLYELKLDGNEDIQVHVPKLNCSTSLSFLDLSSCQSLGSQIPDSFSNLTQLTFLDLSDNGFNGSIPSLLSNLQHLTYLDLSFNAFTGSFPSFLSNLHHLVYLDLSLNTLSGQIPNVFDRLTNLQSLGLSNNNFQRKLPSSLFALTQLSSLDCSNNEIEGPLPDKVAFLNLTQLYLNGNLLNGTIPQWALSLKSLRSLDLSNNRFTGHINEITSYSLEYLDLCNNKLQGNVPESIFDLVNLSNLCLSPHNWSDTVHFSLFSRLQKLSHLSLSGCNSLVLGSETSVNYTFSNLQALQLRSNNIIGYSTFSGNFSELEFLELSNSKLEGKVPQWIHGIDSLHHLILSNNSLTSMGQFSWYQLEDLDLSFNLMDDDISSFFCNATSLRDINLSHNRFTGTFPQCLANSSSTLEHLDLQMNKLHGNFPDTLNGLQLGTLILNDNQFEGLLPKSLSNSLSLQELNLGNNQFEDTFPYWLQNISLLEILVLRSNKLYGPIANLKSKIIFPSLKIFDISCNNFSGSFPKAYIQNFQAMKIVDDEVLSSDYYFETPGPFGGEGIIEEDTDHSMTSIIKGVSTTFTKIPRVFVNIDLSINKFEGEIPSIIGELQALKGLNLSHNKLVGHIPYSLGNLTNLESLDLSSNMLTGNIPTELTNLNFLEVLNLSQNQLVGPIPKGKQFDTFSNDSYEGNMGLCGLPLSIQCNNNVPLQQYPPSSEAEDKFGFGWKPVAIGYACGMVLGIGLGCCVFSIGKPQWLVIIFGGKRIKRRRRGNRHARTT, from the coding sequence ATGGGGTATTTGATGTTGTTGGTTGTTAGAGTGGTGTTATGTGTGTATATGTTTATGATGTTCCATTTTGCATGTTTGTCTTCTTCGCATCTATGCCATTCCCAAGACAGCTCTGCCTTGCTTCACTTTAAGACCCAATTCATTTTTAACCCTTCCTTTTttgaatataaatattattatgagTATGAGTATGAGTCTGAGTATGAGTATGAGTGCCCCCATGTTTATCCAAAGATGAGTACGTGGGAGAATGGAACAGATTGCTGCTCATGGATGGGTGTCACGTGCCACTCTGTGTCTGGTCACGTGATTGGCCTCGATCTCAGTTGTGGTGCACTTGTAGGTAATATTCATCCCAATAGCACTCTTTTTCATCTTACTCATCTCCAAACACTCAatcttgctttcaattttttcaattattctccaTTATCATCTCAGTTTGGTAGGTTTGTGAGTCTCACACACTTGAATTTATCTCATTGTCAATTCAATGGTGAAATTCCACCCCAAATCTCACACCTTTCCAAATTACAATCACTTGATCTCTCTCGGAATTATGATTTGATGTGGAAAGAAACAAGTTGGAAAAGAATGTTGCAAAATGCAACAGCTTTGCGTGAGATTGTATTGGATGAAACAGACATGTCTTCCATTAGCTTAACACCAAACCCTTTGTCCAATTggtctttctctttctctttggtTACTCTTAGTCTTGGTTATACTGAAATAAGGGGATACTTGACAAGTCACATTCTCTGTTTACCCAATCTTTATGAGCTCAAGTTAGATGGAAATGAAGACATTCAAGTCCATGTTCCAAAGTTGAATTGCAgtacttctcttagttttttggATCTTTCATCGTGTCAATCCCTAGGATCACAAATTCCTGATTCTTTTTCTAACCTCACACAGCTAACTTTTTTGGACTTGTCTGACAATGGATTCAATGGTTCAATCCCATCATTGCTCTCAAACCTTCAGCATCTCACTTACTTGGACCTTTCATTCAATGCATTCACTGGTTCGTTCCCATCATTTCTTTCAAACCTTCATCATCTTGTTTACTTGGATCTTTCACTGAATACACTTAGTGGTCAAATTCCAAATGTGTTTGATAGGCTAACCAATTTGCAATCCCTTGGCCTTTCGAATAATAATTTCCAAAGGAAGTTGCCATCCTCATTATTTGCCTTAACTCAACTCTCTTCCTTGGATTGTTCTAAtaatgaaattgagggaccacTACCTGACAAAGTAGCCTTTTTAAATCTCACTCAATTATACTTAAATGGCAACTTATTAAATGGGACAATTCCGCAGTGGGCCTTATCCCTCAAGTCTTTGAGATCTTTGGATCTATCAAACAATCGATTCACAGGCCACATAAATGAAATCACATCATATTCCTTGGAATATCTAGACTTGTGCAACAATAAGCTCCAAGGAAACGTTCCGGAATCGATTTTTGATCTTGTAAACCTTTCAAATTTGTGCTTATCACCACACAACTGGAGTGATACTGTCCACTTTTCACTCTTCTCTAGACTCCAAAAGTTGAGCCATCTTTCCCTTTCTGGCTGCAATTCATTAGTGCTAGGTTCTGAAACAAGTGTTAATTACACTTTCTCCAATTTGCAGGCACTACAGTTGCGTTCAAACAATATTATTGGTTATTCAACATTCTCTGGAAACTTTTCAGAGTTAGAGTTTCTTGAATTATCCAATAGTAAACTTGAAGGAAAAGTTCCCCAATGGATACATGGTATAGATTCATTACATCATTTGATTCTCTCAAATAACTCGTTGACATCAATGGGTCAATTCTCATGGTATCAACTTGAAGACCTTGATCTTAGTTTCAACTTGATGGATGATGACATTTCTTCCTTCTTTTGTAATGCAACAAGTCTGAGGGATATCAACTTGTCCCACAACAGATTCACAGGAACATTTCCACAGTGCCTTGCCAATAGCTCATCAACCCTTGAGCATTTGGATCTACAAATGAACAAACTTCATGGCAATTTTCCAGATACTTTAAATGGTCTTCAACTGGGGACACTGATTCTCAATGACAACCAGTTCGAAGGTTTATTGCCAAAATCTTTGTCCAATTCCTTGTCTCTTCAGGAATTAAATCTCGGTAATAATCAATTTGAAGATACATTTCCCTATTGGCTTCAGAATATATCACTTTTGGAAATACTAGTCTTGCGAAGCAATAAGTTGTACGGTCCCATTGCAAATTTGAAGTCCAAAATTATATTTCCAAGTTTGAAGATTTTTGACATATCATGTAATAACTTTAGCGGCTCATTTCCAAAAGCATACATACAAAATTTTCAAGCCATGAAGATTGTGGATGATGAAGTGCTTAGTTCGGATTATTACTTTGAGACCCCTGGCCCCTTTGGAGGAGagggaattattgaagaagacacAGATCATTCTATGACTTCAATAATTAAAGGAGTTAGTACCACTTTTACGAAAATTCCCAGAGTCTTTGTAAATATAGATTTGTCAATAAACAAATTTGAAGGAGAGATTCCAAGTATTATTGGAGAGCTTCAAGCACTCAAAGGCCTCAACCTTTCACATAACAAGCTTGTTGGTCATATCCCCTACTCTTTGGGAAATTTGACAAATCTGGAATCCTTGGATCTCTCCTCAAATATGCTTACTGGGAATATTCCTACTGAATTGACAAATCTCAACTTTCTTGAAGTCTTGAATCTTTCCCAAAACCAGTTGGTGGGACCAATACCCAAAGGAAAACAGTTTGATACATTTTCAAATGATTCCTATGAGGGAAACATGGGGTTATGTGGATTGCCATTGTCAATTCAATGCAACAACAATGTCCCTTTGCAACAATATCCACCTTCTTCTGAGGCTGAAGACAAATTTGGGTTTGGTTGGAAACCAGTGGCAATAGGATATGCATGTGGAATGGTGCTTGGAATTGGCTTGGGATGCTGTGTTTTCTCAATTGGAAAGCCTCAATGGCTTGTGATCATCTTTGGAGGCAAAAGAATCAAAAGAAGGAGGCGTGGAAATCGGCATGCAAGAACAACTTAA